A part of Cannabis sativa cultivar Pink pepper isolate KNU-18-1 chromosome 6, ASM2916894v1, whole genome shotgun sequence genomic DNA contains:
- the LOC133039294 gene encoding uncharacterized protein LOC133039294, whose product MDQQFLGFIDFENEHGFSVQVGVKYEWKPVSCSHCSGLGHTTEKCRKNTKGKQEWVVKEDKRLKQKTIDEGGFMDVTKGYKVADTAATKETLKVDYAFQGLEQEEQQDSELGMIRDQPNERWCFSSNIAWHAGRKIVIAWNLLRFIVDIIRCTSQVMHLRIVTADGIFDSYLTVVYASNSRIERRELWRDVCELAPIGKWCLMGDFNEILSKEERIGHRHGEDRIYFKIDRILANQSWLNAYENAEATFLNEELFDHSPKVLTLYPHLNGGIKPFKYFRMWKSHSKYDRRLEEIWKQSIGGSKMFQVVSRMKLFKAVLKDINKEGYMDLQAFTAMAKANLDNIQTRLQQNPLDFELHNEEKVAWERYVKVQQDYVSFLR is encoded by the exons ATGGACCAACAATTTCTAGGTTTCATTGATTTTGAGAATGAACATGGGTTCAGTGTTCAGGTGGGAGTCAAATATGAATGGAAACCTGTGAGTTGTAGTCATTGTTCGGGCTTAGGCCATACAACCGAGAAATGTAGGAAGAATACCAAGGGAAAGCAGGAATGGGTTGTGAAGGAAGATAAAAGGTTGAAACAAAAGACTATAGATGAAGGTGGGTTTATGGACGTGACAAAGGGCTATAAAGTTGCAGATACTGCTGCTACCAAAGAAACCTTAAAGGTTGATTATGCCTTTCAGGGCCTGGAGCAAGAAGAACAGCAAGATAGTGAATTGGGGATGATTAGGGACCAGCCAAATGAGA GATGGTGTTTCTCTTCCAACATTGCTTGGCATGCGGGAAGAAAGATTGTTATAGCTTGGAATCTTTTGAGATTCATAGTGGATATTATTAGATGCACAAGTCAAGTTATGCATCTAAGAATTGTGACTGCTGATGGTATTTTTGATAGCTATTTGACTGTAGTTTATGCTTCAAATAGCCGAATTGAGAGAAGAGAACTGTGGAGAGATGTGTGTGAGTTGGCTCCAATTGGGAAGTGGTGTCTAATGGGAGACTTTAATGAGATTCTCTCCAAGGAAGAGAGAATTGGACACAGG CATGGGGAAGATCGAATCTACTTTAAGATTGATAGGATCTTAGCTAACCAGTCATGGCTAAATGCTTATGAGAATGCCGAGGCTACATTTCTTAATGAAGAATTATTTGACCATTCTCCTAAGGTTCTTACTTTGTATCCCCATTTGAATGGTGGAATCAAACCCTTTAAATACTTTAGAATGTGGAAATCTCATTCTAAATATGATAGGAGGTTGGAAGAGATATGGAAGCAATCTATAGGGGGTTCAAAAATGTTCCAGGTGGTCTCGAGAATGAAATTATTCAAAGCGGTTCTGAAGGACATTAACAAGGAGGGATATATGGACTTACAGGCTTTTACAGCTATGGCTAAAGCTAACTTAGACAACATTCAGACTAGATTACAGCAAAATCCTTTGGATTTTGAGCTGCATAATGAAGAGAAGGTGGCTTGGGAAAGATATGTAAAGGTTCAGCAAGATTATGTTTCTTTTCTGAGATAA
- the LOC115695274 gene encoding uncharacterized protein LOC115695274: MESRKSVVKGILRRGPMVSQEHSELLVRKITIEEVKKGVFDIPGSKSLGPDVEWQFIKEMLRGLQFPYQFVNLIMQCITTPRFSLMFNGTLHGFFKSKRGLRQGDPISPLLFVIEMEYLSRLMRKIGDKDDFHDICIELKWNHLAIADDVILFSKGDERSVRYLLQALKLVSVTFRLQPNPSKTAIYCSNMEPAVVERLLKISSFSNQNFPFTYLGIPINAKKKSGRDSEILIEKMTARIRCWSSRNLSFCR, encoded by the exons ATGGAGAGTAGGAAGTCAGTGGTCAAAGGCATTTTGAGGAGGGGCCCTATGGTATCACAAGAACACTCAGAGCTGCTTGTGAGGAAAATTACAATAGAGGAGGTGAAGAAGGGTGTTTTTGACATCCCTGGATCAAAGTCTCTTGGGCCAGATG TGGAATGGCAATTTATAAAGGAAATGCTTCGTGGACTTCAGTTTCCATATCAATTTGTCAATCTGATCATGCAGTGTATCACAACTCCTAGGTTCTCTCTGATGTTCAATGGAACTCTCCATGGTTTCTTTAAATCTAAGAGAGGCCTAAGACAAGGCGATCCTATATCTCCATTACTGTTTGTAATAGAAATGGAGTATCTATCTAGACTGATGAGAAAAATTGGGGACAAGGATGACTTTCATGATATATGTATTGAGCTGAAATGGAACCACCTTGCTATTGCAGATGATGTAATATTATTCAGCAAAGGGGATGAGAGAAGTGTCAGGTACTTACTACAAGCTCTGAAGCTTGTTTCTGTCACCTTTAGACTACAGCCAAACCCCTCAAAGACTGCAATATACTGCAGCAATATGGAACCAGCTGTAGTTGAAAGACTGCTAAAAATTTCGAGTTTTTCAAATCAAAATTTTCCTTTTACTTACTTGGGAATACCTATCAATGCAAAGAAAAAATCTGGAAGAGACAGTGAGATACTGATAGAGAAGATGACTGCCAGAATTAGGTGTTGGAGTTCGAGGAACTTGTCCTTTTGCAGGTAG